Genomic segment of Mercurialis annua linkage group LG6, ddMerAnnu1.2, whole genome shotgun sequence:
AAACGTCGACGTTTTATCAAATCCTCGTTACCGTTTGCAGTTTCTAACCGGATAACGACACATTTCAACACTCCTCTGTTTTCACTTCTATCAAGCCACACACTATGCATGTTCTTCTCCTTCACAAACCCTAACAATGGAAGCCGAAGATCCTCGAAACGGCGACGTTTCTCATCACCTCCCAAAGAAACCCCGACTCACTGAGTTCATAACCGAATCCGAAATCCGAGACGAGTTTTCTCACCACGACCCGAACGTAGCCCGAATCAACAACGGCAGTTTCGGTAGCTGCCCTAAATCAGTCCTCGCCGACCAGAGAATCTGGCAGTTAAAGTTTCTTCAGCAACCTGATGAATTCTATTTCAAAACTCTCCGCAAAGGTATACTCCACTCACAGACGGTTATTAAGAACCTCATCAATGCCGATGACGTGGAGGAAATCTCCCTGATTGACAACGCCACCACCGCTGCCGCTATTGTTCTTCAGCAAATCGGCCGGTTATTTTCCGACGGTAAATTTCAAAGAGGCGACACTGTTGTGATGCTTCACTGCGCTTACGAAGCTGTTAAGAAATCTATTCAGGCATACGTCACGCGAGCTGGCGGTTCGGTTGTTGAAATTTGCCTTCCATTTCCGGTTAATTCGAGTGAGGAGATTATCGCGGAGTTTCGGAAAGGATTGCTGGAAGGTAAATCTAATGGTAAAAAAGTTAGATTAGCTATAATTGATCATATTACTTCAATGCCTTGTGTTGTTACTCATGTTAAGGAATTAGTTAAGCTTTTGTAGAGAAGAAGGTGTTGATCAAGTTTTCGTTGATGTTGCTCATGCTTTAGGTAGTGTTAAGGTAGATGTTAAAGAGATTGGAGCTGATTTTTATGTTAGTAATTTGCATAAGTGGTTTTTTTGTCCGCCGTCGGTTGCGTTCTTATATTGTAGGAAAAATAATGTTTTGATTTCGAGTTTGCACCATCCTGTGGTGTCACATGAGTATGGAAACGGGCTGCCTATAGAGAGCTCCTGGATTGGTACTAGAGATTATAGTTCTCAGCTGGTTGTACCGTCTGCTTTAGAGTTTGTGAATCGGTTTAAAGGTGGAGTTGATGGGATTATTAAGAGGAATCATGAGAAGGTTGTGGAAATGGGGAAAATGTTGGCTGAGTCGTGGGGCACGAGTATTGGAGCTTCACCAGAGATGTGTGCTGGCATGGTTATGATTAGTTTGCCTTCGAGATTGCATGTTAAATCTCAAGATGATGCTTTGAGATTAAGATCGTGCTTGCGTGACGATTATGGAGTTGAGGTTCCTATTCATTATCAGGCCGTGAAAGATGGTGAATATGGGGTGAAGGATAAGGATGGCTTTATAACTGCCTATGCAAGAATTTCTTTTCAGGTTTATAATACACTTGACGATTATTTCAGGCTTAGGGACGCCATAAATCAGCTTCTTGAGGATCCACAGATATCTGAAAAGCTTTTTACAGGATGAAGAGGTATTCTTTTCGCATAAATGTAGTTTCTGGTAAATTATTTAGGTTGATatacattatttatatttaggttTCGGTCTATTGTGTTCAATTTGCATGTTTAAGAGAATTTCCATCTATTTGATTACCATACAGTTCAATTTAAGGACCATGAGGACCAAGAATCTGGGACATGACAGTGTGTTCTGTATGCAAAATTAATTAGACAACATTGATTTGAGAGCATGGCCTACTTAAAATTTAACTGGAAAtttcttaataattaatttgatttgaaagCATGGCCTACTGGAAGTAGAAATGggaatttttgtgtttttgtaaGGTTAATAATCATCTACCTTTTTGCTAGCACAACTGGTAGTGCAATTCTAGCATCTAGCATTCACCATGTTGCTCTAGACATTATAGCTTTCTATGTTTTCCGCTTGTTTTATCAGGCGTCGCATGGACCTCGAAAACAATTTGTTGCTCATTATTTTTATCCCACTGGTCTATTCAAATAATGTATAATGCTATAAGACTGCAGATTCAAATTTTGACCATCTGAAATAACTAGTATTGGTGTTTGGTTAATTGGCTTGCAATTTCTGTAGGTTGATTAGGTGTTGAAAGCTGCGGAATGCATAATTACAAAGTTGCCTAGCTTGAAATTTGAGTAACTTCTCAGAAGGATAGAGGACAAGCATTTCATCCGATCGGAGTTTCAATTTTAGAAAGTGTTGACGCTAACTTTTTAAGAATAGCACACCACTCAATTTTAGTTTAAAGTAGTAAAATAACTATAGGTAGTATGGAGATTTGACAGAAGTAGATGAGATGCACTGCTCTATCAAGCAATAACTATCGCTTGGGCATGAGTCTACTTGGACTTGCCAAGCCGGATAATCCCACATCATATGGTTATGATCTGAGGACTCGAGCTGTATGATCTATGTCAGTTTTGCTTCATGAGGTAATGATAGGCATCTGGGGCCTATACGTGATAGGATCTTGGGGACTGAGGTGAGACAGATCGTATTATTTAATATCATAAGCAACTGATTGCATCAGTTAGAAGATTCAGGATTTCTGTAACTTTGTTCATGTTTTTCAGCCGTATAAAACAATCATCTTGGTGGATTCCTCTGTTCCCGTTCTTTTGCTGACGCATTATCCCCTAGCTTTTCTTTTATGTGGTGGCTGTTCTATGAAATCCATCTGAGTTTCAGCATTCTTCGGATTACGTAGCTTTATGCTCTTTTTTTCAGGAACATGTTTTTCGTTTATTTGAATGCGTCTCTAGATTATTATCAAATTGGAATTTTGGAGGGGTAACTAGAAGTTACTTTGCAAGTTTTGGGAAGGGAAAAGGTACAAAAGTGATCCAAATGTTACAACCGAGTAGATGATTTTTTAGGTgcaaaaatgattttaatgtTGCCATCGAAGTGCAAAAGTAACCTTAATGTCTTAAAAGCTAATATTTAGACCTTTTTTGTAGGATTGAGTTAAAGTATTATATAGAGGGTTATTTTTGCAACATTCAACATATTAGGATCATTTTTGTGTCTTAATGGCAACATTAAGGTCATTacttttacttttctttttgtaaatgacttgatgatttatttattttttgatttttttaacattttttaacaTGTCCAGTGCAACGCTAATgcaatacatatatataaataaaaaattcacatattaattattgtctttTTGAAAATTCTATTCACTATTATATCTGAttcacaaaattttaattttagattttaattttatcttttaaaaatcaataaccaaatataaaaaaaattcataacccatcaatttaaaaaaaaaacaattatctattatttttcttaaaaatcatgaaacatttcaaaatatgtatatatttttataaattttgaatttgttaaattattatttatatttaattttattaattgtaaaCGAATAATATGatctttttatataatttataaatatattaaagcttatattatataatacgCCTAATGCTCTAAAAACACCccagtttttttttgttagtccaaacttttaaaaatgatGAATATATAGAAAATAGACAAAAAATTATTTGCACCAATatctcatttaaaaaaattatttttattttattttctattatttttagttgtatattcaaataaatttgacTTATTAACACTTGTACTCTTTTATGTACACATACACACACATCTTAATTTCTCcgctctttttttcttttttgttctcTTTCCTTCTTCTCTCCTTTttcatctttcttttttttttcttcttcttttatctGTAACGTTTTTCTTCTTATTCATTTTCCATTTCAATAGAATTTCTTAACAAattttatctaatatttttataattcatctAATAAGTTTCAATCAATAACACAAACAATTTAAGAtctgaaattaataaaaaatcacCGATAATCAGTTGTATTTGTCTCAAAGAATTTGAAGTAATGATTCTGCCCTGCCAGCGCCGTATTCCCTTAttctaaattttattctttctctttttacttttttttttatttgttaatatcAATTATTGATGATTTTGTTCATATGTTTGAAACTATTGTAAATTGCttgaaattgttttgttttgaaactgtttgaaattgttttaagataaatgttgcaaattatatttttggatatgtttgaaattgtttgaaatccttttataaattgtttgcaACTCTTTTATAGACcgcttaaatatttttatagaatgtattttaaaaacgatttaaaacttttgtaaaatatttgaaattattttttaaacatatGTAAACcgtttttagaaactgttttaaattgtttgaaatttttataaactatttaaaatctTTACAAGCTGTTTGAATCTGTTTGAAATCTTTgtaattgatttgaatttttttataaactgtttgaaactgatTTTATATATTGGTTGCAGATTGTGTTTGCAACCttaataaattgtttgaaaactTTGTAAACTATCTAAAACTTTTGTAACTCGTTTAAAGCTGTGTTttgtgtttgtgtttttttttgaattgtttgaaatttttgcaaactgtttgaaaccattgtataattttctttttaaaacgaTAATAAAACTATATTTTAGAAACctttgaaactatttttaattagaaataaactaataatttaccattttttgaagaaaattatAATCCTGGATTCGAATTCATGTAAAATTTAAAGTGatttaattacaaataaaaaattcggaccggaaattatatttaaaattcgtaataaattttcaagaattatataattaaggaaATCGCTTTATTGAATTGTTAtgaattgaagattttgaattgattgattgaattgttagttatttttgtttgaatgaattgaagaagaagaaaacaaagaaaacgaaaaaataatagttgtaactaaaatatataaagtataaatggagtataaaaacaaatagacaaaataaaaaatataaatatttgatacgtTTAGGTATGTAAATTAAGTTGGAATTTCAGGTATAAAAGATATTAATGCTTTTTCTATTTAGATAGTTTACTAAGTTCtccttaaaaaatttcaatttttgccAATTCTTTTAGAGTTTGGTTTCAATTATAGCCACTCcctcaaattttaaaaccaaaataataaatagttcCATTTGATTTAAACTACtttttaatagttaatatttaataaattaataattataataattaataaaaaattaagggaACCAACTTCATTTCATGtcagataattaataattttattatttaataattaataaaatttaaaatatattttatagaaatattaattattagagaattttttttaaaaaagatataataatttataatttatttgggacaacactaatttaatttattaggtGCAATATGAAATactatcaaattataatttttttgttcaaacGAATTTCTTTTAAaggaagttattagataaacaaataaaaacaaaggAAACATCTCTaacatacaaaaaatattaaaaattattttacttcatGAATACAGCTTcctgataattattttttggttgaatatcaaattgatatttttgaactgaatacaaaattatttcttttgaattgAGTGATTGTGAAaggtatataattatttttttataatataatattaatattaagtttACGAATGTTACTTTAAAATtacgttttataattttttttatataaattcaataaattaataattttaattattaattaatttttgatctACCAATATATTTATTAGAGGATCGGTTGTAGATTTCCATGGAATGTTTAACTTATTTCGATTTGGTTGGTCTAATTACTAATTAGatctcaaaccgaaccaaaccgatcCGGTCGCATCCCATGGGCACAGAGCAAGAGACTGTTTAGTTTGTATTTGTCAAAAATCAAAGCTTATTGAACAGAAGAAGAAGACGGAAAAGCTGATTCTTTATATCAGAATTAAGAAGAAATAGAAAGATGGAGGAATTTTCAAAACCAATTAGGTTAATGAATTTTGTGTCGGAGGAACAGGTTGGTATTCTTCTCCTAGCCcctcaaaaccctaatttattcattaattattCGTTAATGTCATTTAATTAATCCATTGTTATTACCAGTTAGATCAAGCTAAACAATCAAGAGGTGAGCGTGTTGAAGACGGCACTGCTCAGAGAGACCGCCCTCTCTACGAGGTTTTGCTTTCCcactaaactttttaaattttctaaccAAATTTAACTTTAAACTGCTACtcattgatttttgattttacgACGCAGATTTTAAAGGAGAACAAAGACAAAAAAGATGCAGAATTCAATGAGCGGTTTAAGCATAGTAAGTGTCAGAGTTCACTTATTCAATTGTTTTGAAAACGAGTCGGAAACTTGGCATTTCAACACCATGTCCGCGTCTAAGTGTCTCTTTTTTCCGTATCCGTGTCAGTGCTACATAGCTGTTTATTAATTGTTGTTGTTGGTTGCAGGGCCTCCTAAGGCGTTGGATGATGATGAGACGGAGTTCCTTGATAACTTAGAAATGGTGGGTTATATTATGCTTTCACATTCAGCAACTTTTTGGCTCCTATACTTTTGTTTGTGTTATCTAGAGATTTAtctaagtttaatttttaaagtttagaaTGTAGTAATGTAGTCTTCATCTTGGCAATGTAGTCGAGGAAGGAATATGAGCAACATATGGCAGATGAGGAAGCACAGCAACTAAAGAGTTTCCAAGTAATTTACTAACTCATTTCAAACTGTACAGCTTCTGTTACTTTAAATTCTTTAGTTGCTTGATATGGTTTGTgtttttgattttgtatttttcgaaTCTAGACTTCTTAGCTGGCATTGACAACAAGGGAGGAATCAAAAATTTCGGCTTGGggctaaatttaataaattatagaactctattttaatattttatatatatattactcgacatattatgaataaaaaaaatttcttgctaatttctacttttttattatattatttaaacagCTTAATAAGGACTTAATACTAGTTTTTGTTCTTTATTATTTGTAAttcattttgattaattttaatccCTTTTAAATACTTGTCTTTCTATTTGAAGGCTCTACTACTACATTTAAAATCCTTTTCTCCTGATGCAAAAGTTAGGGAGCCAATGATGTTtaacaaaacaatttttttgGTGCGGGGCAAGTTTCCTTTTGGGCCCCCCCCGCCTCCAATTGTTATGCTTtattaaaatgtgaaaaatcATGATAACAGGCTTGTAAGCCATATTAATATGGCATGGTTGTCAATCAATAGAAGAATTGTcctattagaaaaaaaattggaattgtATATGCTATAATAGATTTCCAGCATTTGTTTTTGTTGGAGCATTATTATTCAAGCTGATGAGCAATTGAGCCAAATTACTTTTTGTTTCTTACCTGTCTTTTTATTATACTGCTTCCTTTTGTAATCCTGCTGAGTGGCATTTATAGTCCCCTTATTTGCTACCTTGATATTCTTAGTGCTCTAAACatccctttttaacaatttattgaCATGTTTTTTCACTTATAACTGGCGTTCCATTTTATACGATATTGTTACATTTCACTTTCAGGCAGCAGTTGCAGCACAGTCTACCATGTTTCATGAATTGAAGGAAAAGCCATCTGTACCGGCAGTTCAGGTTACTATATGTCTGTTTATGTTTGTTGACTGTTCTATATATCTTTTGGTTTTATGTATACAAGTCCATACTTGATTCTTGTGGTAGGATAGTAGATTATAACAGCTTAAGTTCATTGCTTTCAACTAGTAAACGTGAAGAGATGAAAACCCCCTATTTTCTAATTGCAACATGTTTTTACTGCATGCAGGAGCAAAAAGCGACTGAGAAGAAAAATCCACCTTCTCGCCCATTAAGTATGATTATAAAGGTCAAACCACAGGCCAAGAAAGCAAAGACAGAACATGTATATGTTGAATCTTCAGATATGAAAAAACCTGATGTTGATACAGAAAAATCTTCAGACCTAGTGAGAACACCTAATGGTGGTTCTAATGTGTTACATGATGTTGCTAAAACTGGCCTTGTTTCATACAGTGATGAAAGTGAAGATGATGATTAGAATGTATAGATCGATCTATCAAGGCCAGGAAAAAGGCTGGCTAAAGGAGTTTGCAGAGAGGTGACAACACTGTTAGCAAAAGCTACTGCACCGGCCAACACCAGCAGCCGGTTAGAAACCAATCTCATCAACAGTGTGTCCAGTAGTAGCAAAAACGAACCAATTGATGGCGGCATGGATTGGTGAGGCTTTAAAGGTTATGTTAGTTGTCATTGTTAGAATATGCTATTTGCCTTTATTTTGCAACTGTAATTATAGAGCATACAGACAGAAATGCGTACggattatttgttgattatCAGTTATctcaataaattattattccaTGTGAGGTCATGTGTTTCTTGGATCTGCTATGTGCTAGTCATCTAGCAAAAAATTGACTCTGACTTAGATGTCCCACTCCATAAGTTGCCTTAATTTTGCTCTTATTAATGTACAATTGAAAGAGtaaaattacattcatatatCAATGTAAAGAGCGAAAGCAATGAGCAAAAACATTTACAACTCACACAAGTTCCAAAATCTagaatcaaaatgaactgcaaATCCCTCTATGCAGTTTTAGCACTCATGTGAAGTGCCACAAGAGATGCATAGCAACCATCTTTGATGTTGATGAGCGCCTCGTGCCTTCCTTTCTCCACAATAGCACCGTTTTTAACCACAGCAATAACATCCGCATTCTTGATTGTTGATAATCGATGAGCGACGACGATTGTCGTCCTGTTCACCATGATTTTATCTAATGCTTGTTGAACTACTCTTTCTGATTCTGCATCTAATGCACTTGTTGCCTCGTCTAATAGTAATATCTTCGGACTCTTCACTATGGCTCGAGCTATGGCCACCCTTTGCTTCTGTCCCCCGGATAATTGAGTTCCTCGCTCCCCTACCATTGTATCATAACCCTGCATTCACATGGGTTCAATCAAAATTACAATGAAATTGAAATATCAGGATTAAACAATAATTTGATTATGCGGGCTATAAGATTCGCGTACCTCTTGTAAACTACTGATGAAACTGTGGGCATTGGCGAGTTGTGCTGCAGCTATAATTTCTGCCTCAGTTGCATTTCCTTCCTTTCCGTATGCAATATTGGCACGGATTGAGTCATTGAACAAAGCAGGCTCTTGGCTAACAAGCCCCATTTGCCGTCTTAACCACTTCAAATTCAGGTTCTGAATTTGAACTCCATCAAGAGTGATATGACCTGAATCTGCATCGTAAAATCTTTGCAATAATGCGATGACTGTCGACTTACCACTCCCACTTTCTCCGACTAGCGCCACAACCTGCAACAAATTGAAATGATTAAATATTGCtgatagaaaaaaaaactatatgtCATGCATTAATTGGCTTAAAAAGATTACCCTTCCAGAACGAATGGTCAAGCTGAGGTCCCGGAAAATCTGAATGTCGGGTCTGGATGGATATTTAAAGCTGACAGAACGAATATCAATATCTCCTCTCACGATTTCCAATGTTCTTCCTGACTCATTACTAGGATCCACCATAGATGTTCTGTCTATTATGTCGAATACTGAAGCAGCAGCAGCTTTCGCTTTTGTGGAATCAGCACCGAGGGAACTCGTCTGAGCAACTCCTACTGCTGCCATAGTCAAAGCGAAGAAAACCTGAAAGATTGAATCTATGTTTTAGTATCATTGAAACACATAGTTAAGTGTTAGTATGAATATGATGAATTTATTAATGTACTTACCCGAAAAACATCCGAAAACGTAGTGAGGCCATGCTTGATTAGTTGAGCTCCAGCATAGAAACTAATGGCGTAGAATGAGAACAAACAGAATGAGGCCAATCCAAATCCTAAACCGCTGATCAATCCTAGCTTTACTCCGGCTATCATAGGACCCTTGCATTTCTTGTCGTATAGTTCCATCACTTTCTCTTCAGCACAGAATGAAGCTACTGTTCTTATACTTCCAACTGCATCACTAGCAACTTGGCTTGCTTCCTCGTACATCGTCTGCAACCATTTAGATTTATGTTAAAACGATATATAGACATGAGAAGAAACGAAATACTAAAATGGGGGACTCGAGAAGTTGTACCTTCGCATTTGCGCTGAAACCTTTCATGAATTTTACTTGTATCGCACTGTTGAGGAAGATTAGGGGGAGTAGTACAAGGATAATACATGCTAGAGGCCAACTAGCAGTGAAAGCAATGATTATTCCAGCTAAAGCTGTTGCAATGTTTTGAACTATCTGAGCTAATGAATCTCCCACTAAGGCTCGAACTGCTGCTGCATCTGATGAGAGCCTAGCACCAATTGCACCACTCGAGTGCTTAGGATCATCAAACCAGCCAATCTCCATACAAACCACCTTCTCAAAACAGCTGGATCTTATTCGTTGGATTAGTTTAGATCCAGCTACGGAAAAGAAGAATGTTCTTAATGGATGTACCAAAACCGATACCAGGCCAAGGATCACGAACATAAGCGCCCAAAATTTCGAGTCCTTTTGCAGTTGATGAGGTGGTtcaaaaaatgttttgattgctCTAGAGATTAGTACGCCATAAATTGGAAGTATTGCTCCATTGAGACTTGCAGAAACAGCACCTGCTATGAGAACTGGCAGCTCTGGCTTGTTTAGAGAAGCAAGACGCCAGATGGAAATCTTTCGGGTTTGTTTTTCTGATGGAAGAGTTTCTCCATTTTCCAGGTCATTATCAATTGCAGGTGATGGCGAGTTGCGATAGCTGCTGCTGTTTCTTGATGATCCCCGGCTTATGGAATGGCGCATTGACCTTCTTTCGCTTAGCTGTCCGAACGAATCCCTTGAGATCTCTAATCTACCGGAATCATGTGCTGCTTCTTCTGATTCTTTATTTAGTTTCTGCAAGCGCATTAGCTGAGAGTATGCTCCATCAGGATTTTCAAGTAGATCCGAATGTGTTCCTGTGAATTTCATAAACATGATCAAATTATGAAATCTAATAAGAGAAGTTTAATATTAGCTTGACTATTATGTTTATGTTATTGCAGCAATACCTTTTTCGACAATTTTGCCTCGATGAATGACAGCAATCATATTAGCAGCCCTAACCGTGGCTAAACGATGGGCGACGATAACAGTTGTACGGTTCACCATATTTCTGTCTAGTGCTTCTTGCACTACCCTCTCAGATTCTGCATCAAGTGCACTGGTGGCTTCATCCAGAAGTAGAATTGGAGGGTTCTTCAAGATTGCTCTAGCGATCGCAATTCTCTGCTTCTGCCCACCAGAAAGTTGAGTTCCATGCTCACCAACCATAGTGTCAAGGCCCTGAatgcaaaaacagaaaattcatCAACTAATCTGATAATCTGAAACATATTTGGTTGACAGGATATGAAGAATAACGTCAAACCTGAGGTAATTTATCGATGAATTTTGCAGCATTGGCGAGTTCAGCAGCTGTTCTTATCTCTTCAAGAGTTGCACCATCTTTCCCATATGCAATATTGTCCCTGATGCTAGATGAAAAAAGCGCAGGCTCCTGGCCGACGAGCCCAATTTTTTCTCTGATCCATTTAAGTTGCAACTCTTTGAGGTTAATTCCATCAATGAGAACATCTCCTGCTTTTGGATCATAAAATCTCTCTATCAGACTAATAACTGTTGATTTTCCACTTCCACTGTGCCCAACCAAAGCTGCAGTAGAACCACTCGGGATTGAGAGAGAGAATCCACTAAATATTTCCTCATCAGGTCTTGCTGGATAACTGAAATATACATTTCTCAGCTCGATATCTCCGCGGATATTGTCCAATACTCTTCCGTTTGTACTGTAAGCATCGATCTCCGGCTTCCTCTTAATCGTCTCGAACATTTTATAGGCTGCAGCTTGTCCTGCAGCAAAAGCACTCAGACAAGGCGATGCCTGTCCCAAAGACCTGCCAAAGTTTAAaaaagcaaaaagtttaaatttataacctaattctgtaaaaaaaataggtttCAGCGTTTCTGTTTTCGTGCAACATTGGAACACGAGTGATGAAGAAACTCACATTGAAGCGAGCAATACGGCAAAGATCACATTAATCACTTGGCCTCCCGTATATCCATTTGCCAATATCATCTTTGCACCAATCCATATAGCCATGCCATAGCTACTGAACAAGACAAGCATAACTACACCTACACCTAATCCGGAAGCAAGACCTTCAAACAGGCCTGATTTATAAGCAGTCTGAAGATGTTCGTTGTAAACACTAATAGCTCGATTCTCTCCGGTAAATGATGCAACCTGAAACGTGGAAGGATAAGTTAGTACTTTGCATGACAAAATAGGAAAAATTAAAGCATACTTTTGTTTCAGACTATGTAACCTACAGTTCTAATTGAGCCAATTGTCTGTTCTACAACAGAAGCAGCTTCTGCATATGCTTTTTGTCCGCGAGCTGCCAATCGTGCCATGGTAAGGGCCATGGCACCAACAGCTAGAACTATGAAAGGAATAGCAATTAACAGAAAAGCAGCAAGTTTTGTCCCTCTGACAAATGCTATGATAAAACCACCAAAAAATGTAGCCAACAGCTGCAGAACTTTTCCGACCTGCATAAAACAGGAAAGACTCAAATTAAAATATGCGATAAGATTAGAAAAACTGAATGTTCATTACAATTTCTCCATCTGCAGCAGCAGATGCAAAAACATTATTATTACCTTTTCACCCATGGCATCCTGGATAAGAACAGTATCGCCCGACATTCGACCAACAACCTCTCCGGTGTTTGTTTCCTTATCGAAGAAAGCAATATCTTGTCTCAATATAGTTTTCAGATATAAACCCCTTATTCTTGCCGCCTGACGTTCTCCTGTTACCATCCAGCAGGTAACCTCTGACAAACGAAGAAACACaatgtttttgtattttagtcAAAATAATTTCAGAATGTTTCAATTGGAACTTATATATACATACACGTAAAGGAATACTAGTATAATAGAGATGAAGAACTTACGAAGACAAGCTAATGCCGCAGCTGCGCAGGCTAAGTAGACGAATTCCAACGATATCTGAAAAACTTGCAAGAATCAGAATTCAGATATTCAAGAAAAGAAGAACATATAATATATCTGAAAAAAACTACTGTTTTCGATTACCTTGGAAATTATCGGAACGATCCCTTTGTCATTCTGATTGGATCCGAAAGAATCAATAGTTTGGCCCATAAGCACTGACATGAAAGGCATAGTCACTCCATTCCCAAAAGCAGCAACAGTTCCAATAATCATCAACAAAATATCTTTAGAATCAGCGAACgtaaacagtttataaaacgcTACTTTTTTCGCTTTCCCCTTCCCAGGGGCATCGATTTTAGTCTCCGCCATCGGAATCAAACCCTACTACTGCAAGAAAACGTTCCTAAA
This window contains:
- the LOC126687368 gene encoding ABC transporter B family member 4-like; its protein translation is MAETKIDAPGKGKAKKVAFYKLFTFADSKDILLMIIGTVAAFGNGVTMPFMSVLMGQTIDSFGSNQNDKGIVPIISKISLEFVYLACAAAALACLQVTCWMVTGERQAARIRGLYLKTILRQDIAFFDKETNTGEVVGRMSGDTVLIQDAMGEKVGKVLQLLATFFGGFIIAFVRGTKLAAFLLIAIPFIVLAVGAMALTMARLAARGQKAYAEAASVVEQTIGSIRTVASFTGENRAISVYNEHLQTAYKSGLFEGLASGLGVGVVMLVLFSSYGMAIWIGAKMILANGYTGGQVINVIFAVLLASMSLGQASPCLSAFAAGQAAAYKMFETIKRKPEIDAYSTNGRVLDNIRGDIELRNVYFSYPARPDEEIFSGFSLSIPSGSTAALVGHSGSGKSTVISLIERFYDPKAGDVLIDGINLKELQLKWIREKIGLVGQEPALFSSSIRDNIAYGKDGATLEEIRTAAELANAAKFIDKLPQGLDTMVGEHGTQLSGGQKQRIAIARAILKNPPILLLDEATSALDAESERVVQEALDRNMVNRTTVIVAHRLATVRAANMIAVIHRGKIVEKGTHSDLLENPDGAYSQLMRLQKLNKESEEAAHDSGRLEISRDSFGQLSERRSMRHSISRGSSRNSSSYRNSPSPAIDNDLENGETLPSEKQTRKISIWRLASLNKPELPVLIAGAVSASLNGAILPIYGVLISRAIKTFFEPPHQLQKDSKFWALMFVILGLVSVLVHPLRTFFFSVAGSKLIQRIRSSCFEKVVCMEIGWFDDPKHSSGAIGARLSSDAAAVRALVGDSLAQIVQNIATALAGIIIAFTASWPLACIILVLLPLIFLNSAIQVKFMKGFSANAKTMYEEASQVASDAVGSIRTVASFCAEEKVMELYDKKCKGPMIAGVKLGLISGLGFGLASFCLFSFYAISFYAGAQLIKHGLTTFSDVFRVFFALTMAAVGVAQTSSLGADSTKAKAAAASVFDIIDRTSMVDPSNESGRTLEIVRGDIDIRSVSFKYPSRPDIQIFRDLSLTIRSGRVVALVGESGSGKSTVIALLQRFYDADSGHITLDGVQIQNLNLKWLRRQMGLVSQEPALFNDSIRANIAYGKEGNATEAEIIAAAQLANAHSFISSLQEGYDTMVGERGTQLSGGQKQRVAIARAIVKSPKILLLDEATSALDAESERVVQQALDKIMVNRTTIVVAHRLSTIKNADVIAVVKNGAIVEKGRHEALINIKDGCYASLVALHMSAKTA
- the LOC126687369 gene encoding uncharacterized protein LOC126687369, whose translation is MEEFSKPIRLMNFVSEEQLDQAKQSRGERVEDGTAQRDRPLYEILKENKDKKDAEFNERFKHRPPKALDDDETEFLDNLEMSRKEYEQHMADEEAQQLKSFQAAVAAQSTMFHELKEKPSVPAVQEQKATEKKNPPSRPLSMIIKVKPQAKKAKTEHVYVESSDMKKPDVDTEKSSDLVRTPNGGSNVLHDVAKTGLVSYSDESEDDD
- the LOC126688300 gene encoding LOW QUALITY PROTEIN: L-cysteine desulfhydrase (The sequence of the model RefSeq protein was modified relative to this genomic sequence to represent the inferred CDS: deleted 1 base in 1 codon), whose translation is MEAEDPRNGDVSHHLPKKPRLTEFITESEIRDEFSHHDPNVARINNGSFGSCPKSVLADQRIWQLKFLQQPDEFYFKTLRKGILHSQTVIKNLINADDVEEISLIDNATTAAAIVLQQIGRLFSDGKFQRGDTVVMLHCAYEAVKKSIQAYVTRAGGSVVEICLPFPVNSSEEIIAEFRKGLLEGKSNGKKVRLAIIDHITSMPCVVTHVKELVKLCREEGVDQVFVDVAHALGSVKVDVKEIGADFYVSNLHKWFFCPPSVAFLYCRKNNVLISSLHHPVVSHEYGNGLPIESSWIGTRDYSSQLVVPSALEFVNRFKGGVDGIIKRNHEKVVEMGKMLAESWGTSIGASPEMCAGMVMISLPSRLHVKSQDDALRLRSCLRDDYGVEVPIHYQAVKDGEYGVKDKDGFITAYARISFQVYNTLDDYFRLRDAINQLLEDPQISEKLFTG